GTCATATCTGCACTACTAGCAATCACTGCTGCTTCAACCTGCTTTTCATTGTCCGATACCACATCAGAAGATACATTACATGCATCATACGTTGCTTTTGCTTCTGATTCACCAGGTAAAACAAATGCTGAAGGTTTTGTTGATTCTGGAGTCGTCAAGGTAAAAGTGTGCTCTTCATCTTGTACATGGCTTTTCTGGATCTCATGCACCGCTAAAGTAGGCTCCACAAGCATACCCTGTTGCCCATCTCGCACTTGATTTTTGGGTACATCCAACAACACATCTGGAAAATCACGAAAAAAACGCTGCTCAATAATTTGGCGTTCGCGTCTCACCCTAACTCCATTACCTATAAAAATGGCAATCAGGATAGCAATACCTACCAGCAAAAAAAATCCAAAAAATGAATCCATTAGCCCCTCTTAAACTGTGCCATAAGTTTATTGATTTTAGCATGATGTGTTCACGAAATAACTATTTCGCCCCGGTAAAAACAGGTAAAATGGGTTCACTTCTTTAAAATAAGTATTTGCCCGCATGATGTCTACTTACACATACATTCGTTTTTTAATTTACGTTCGCCTAGAAAATCAATGTTAGATCGTTTGATTATTGAATTAGATAAAGCATTACGTACCATTTTTTCGCCAGCGATAAGCGTCCGTCCACATCCTGATGCGAATTTACCTGAAGCAGCTCTTGATAAAATGGATAAACAGCATGCCATCGGACTGATGCGTATCAACCATTGTGGAGAAGTCTGTGCTCAAGCGCTTTATCAAGGGCAAGCACTCACAGCACATCGAAAGAATACTAAAAAAGAGTTACAAAATGCTTCTGATGAAGAAACAGAACATCTTGCTTGGACAGCACAACGCATTCATGAGTTAGGCGGTAAAACCAGTCTATTCAACCCAATATGGTATATAGGATCTTTTGCTATCGGTGTCACGGCAGGATTATTGGGAGATCGACAAAGTTTGGGTTTTTTGGAAGAAACAGAAAATCAAGTCTGCGCACATCTCACCAGCCATTTGACAAAATTACCAAAGCAGGATGTAAAAAGCCGCACAATCATTAAAAAGATGATACAGGACGAAAAACGCCATGCTTTACTTGCCAACCGCTTAGGAGCAGCACCCTTACCGAAAATGGCTAAATTTGCTATGAAAAAAATGGCACAAATCATGACGCGCAGTAGTTACTATTTTTAGCGTATTTTATATTTTCTTCTTATGGCGACTTAGCCAGATCATCCTTTCTTTCGGGTCAGCATAAGGGCCTTCTCCACCAATTTGACGCTGATGATTTTCTATCCAGGTTTCTAGTTGCTTAAGAATAACATTTGATTTATCTATATCCGTTCGAATGGGTGACCCAACTATAACTGTTACGTCACCAGGATATTTGAGGAAAGACTTTTTGGGCCAAAATTCTCCAGCATTATGTGCAACAGGCACAATAGGTACTTGCAGTTGTTTTGCAAGTAATACTGCACCAATCTTATAGGTGCCTTTTTGTCCTGGTTTAATTCGTGTACCTTCTGGAAAAATAACAATCCAAAAACCCTGCCGAATACGTTTTTGACCCTGTCGGATCATCTGTCGAAAAGCTTGGGTAGGATCAGCACGCTCAATACCAATAGCATTCATCAAAGCTAATCCCCAACCAAAAAAAGGTAAAAATAAAAGCTCTTTTTTTGTAACAAATACTTGTGGTGGAAAAATACCTTGTAGTGCGATGGTTTCCCAGCCCGATTGATGTTTGGCACAAATAATAGCAGGCGTCTGTAATACACCTCCTTCGTAAATAACGTGATATTTCAAACCAATAATATGGTGTAAAGCCCAGCGTAAAGCATCAGGCCAAAATATACCAAGGCAGTGTCGCTTATAATCCGGTAGCGGCCAAAGAATAAACAATATGGTGCTTGCTAAAATCGTCGTGATCACGATAAACACCCAATAAACTAGATTGCGTACCAATAAATGAACGCTACTATAAATGGTTTTC
This genomic stretch from Neisseriales bacterium harbors:
- the coq7 gene encoding 2-polyprenyl-3-methyl-6-methoxy-1,4-benzoquinone monooxygenase; the encoded protein is MLDRLIIELDKALRTIFSPAISVRPHPDANLPEAALDKMDKQHAIGLMRINHCGEVCAQALYQGQALTAHRKNTKKELQNASDEETEHLAWTAQRIHELGGKTSLFNPIWYIGSFAIGVTAGLLGDRQSLGFLEETENQVCAHLTSHLTKLPKQDVKSRTIIKKMIQDEKRHALLANRLGAAPLPKMAKFAMKKMAQIMTRSSYYF
- a CDS encoding 1-acyl-sn-glycerol-3-phosphate acyltransferase, with translation MKTIYSSVHLLVRNLVYWVFIVITTILASTILFILWPLPDYKRHCLGIFWPDALRWALHHIIGLKYHVIYEGGVLQTPAIICAKHQSGWETIALQGIFPPQVFVTKKELLFLPFFGWGLALMNAIGIERADPTQAFRQMIRQGQKRIRQGFWIVIFPEGTRIKPGQKGTYKIGAVLLAKQLQVPIVPVAHNAGEFWPKKSFLKYPGDVTVIVGSPIRTDIDKSNVILKQLETWIENHQRQIGGEGPYADPKERMIWLSRHKKKI